A DNA window from Actinokineospora baliensis contains the following coding sequences:
- a CDS encoding class I SAM-dependent DNA methyltransferase, whose translation MATQNPAFDLIGKRYDESFVERDVQIAEAAWLAEQLSPSSRVLDLGCGSGLPTSRQLLDAGLSVVGVDESPVMLDLAREQAPGGDYRLGDLRELDGLGEFDAVVAFFALLMLPKAEIESTLRAIHSVLTGPRLLLVSMVQGDFDAFPVNFLGAPTTVSAYPPDQLRQVVADAGFTDVTLREFEAEAEPGRIEVQLYLRARAA comes from the coding sequence GTGGCTACCCAGAACCCAGCGTTCGACCTGATCGGCAAGCGCTACGACGAGTCCTTCGTGGAACGGGATGTCCAGATCGCCGAGGCGGCGTGGCTGGCCGAGCAGCTCAGCCCCTCCTCGCGCGTGCTCGACCTCGGCTGCGGCAGCGGCCTGCCCACCTCGCGCCAGCTCCTCGACGCGGGCCTGTCGGTGGTCGGGGTCGACGAGTCCCCGGTCATGCTCGACCTCGCCCGCGAGCAGGCGCCCGGCGGCGACTACCGGCTCGGCGACCTGCGCGAGCTCGACGGGCTCGGCGAGTTCGACGCGGTGGTGGCGTTCTTCGCGCTGCTGATGCTGCCCAAGGCCGAGATCGAGTCCACCCTGCGCGCGATCCACTCGGTGCTGACCGGTCCGCGGCTACTGCTGGTGAGCATGGTGCAGGGCGACTTCGACGCGTTCCCGGTGAACTTCCTCGGCGCGCCGACCACGGTGTCGGCCTACCCGCCGGACCAGCTGCGCCAGGTCGTGGCCGACGCCGGGTTCACCGACGTGACCCTGCGGGAGTTCGAGGCCGAGGCGGAGCCGGGGCGCATCGAGGTCCAGCTCTACCTGCGCGCGAGGGCCGCCTGA
- a CDS encoding TetR/AcrR family transcriptional regulator, whose product MTSDTEHGNRPLRADAERNRGRIVEAAREVFAAHGLAASLDDVARAAGVGIGTLYRRFPTKDALLSAVFDQVVTEITAEVDRHAANQDPWLGLVGLVTDVLERQSGDRGVFEICTKADFGHLERISAHYIPAVEALVTRAKAAGQVRAEVTGTDIGPVIVMLSAVGEATASADPQLWRRYLALVLDGIRAPGTTPLPPNGLSHTELMAAISSSRV is encoded by the coding sequence GTGACGTCTGACACCGAGCACGGGAATCGACCGCTGCGCGCCGATGCTGAGCGAAACCGCGGCCGCATCGTGGAAGCCGCCCGCGAGGTGTTCGCCGCGCACGGTCTCGCCGCCTCGCTCGACGACGTCGCCCGCGCCGCCGGGGTCGGCATCGGCACCCTCTACCGCCGCTTCCCCACCAAGGACGCGCTGCTGTCGGCGGTGTTCGACCAGGTGGTCACCGAGATCACCGCCGAGGTCGACCGGCACGCGGCCAACCAGGACCCCTGGCTCGGCCTGGTCGGGCTGGTGACCGACGTGCTGGAGCGCCAGTCCGGCGACCGCGGCGTGTTCGAGATCTGCACCAAGGCGGACTTCGGCCACTTGGAACGGATCTCCGCGCACTACATCCCCGCGGTGGAGGCGCTGGTCACCAGGGCCAAGGCGGCCGGGCAGGTGCGCGCCGAGGTCACCGGGACCGACATCGGCCCGGTGATCGTCATGCTCTCGGCGGTCGGCGAGGCCACCGCCTCGGCCGACCCCCAGCTGTGGCGGCGGTACCTGGCGCTGGTCCTCGACGGCATCCGCGCGCCGGGCACGACCCCGCTGCCGCCCAACGGCCTCTCGCACACCGAGCTCATGGCGGCCATCAGCTCCTCGCGGGTGTGA
- a CDS encoding serine/threonine-protein kinase — translation MLAGRYRLEEPVGSGAMGVVWRARDERLERVIALKRLIIRPGLTPAQTDEARRRAMREARIAARLQHRNAIAMLDVAEHDGDPCLVMEFLPSRSLSAVLAEDGTLPPEQVAAIGSQVAAALAAAHAAGIVHRDVKPGNILLGDNGTVKITDFGISRAIDDGTVTETGMLAGTPAYLAPEIARGQDPSQSSDVFSLGATLYHAVEGAPPFGLNPNPLALLHAVASGDVTPPRGAGALTPTLMTLLRADPTDRPTMDDAASLLALPTAPLRVPQFEQRTVPAKPNPIRSPRPLTPPPPPDPQRPSPSRGVLIALLLGVVVLAAAVTLVLTSGNSGNGAGTNTTSTTIITVSQDPPSPAPTTPSTAPVVSQKVTDYTAAGRTVIAYYGSDSPAQVRWDMLGPNGKTAFGDFAGFERHWGQFQYISSRNANGVTSNQDGSVTVPVDVTVKGAAGEVAGKKMVKVVLVGGKYLIDSDSR, via the coding sequence TTGCTCGCCGGGCGCTACCGGCTCGAGGAGCCCGTCGGCAGTGGCGCCATGGGCGTGGTGTGGCGGGCCCGCGACGAGCGGCTGGAGCGGGTCATCGCGCTCAAGCGGTTGATCATCCGGCCAGGGCTGACCCCGGCGCAGACCGACGAGGCCAGGCGCCGGGCCATGCGCGAGGCCCGCATCGCCGCCCGGCTGCAGCACCGCAACGCCATCGCCATGCTCGACGTGGCCGAGCACGACGGCGACCCCTGCCTGGTGATGGAGTTCCTGCCCTCGCGCAGCCTGTCCGCCGTGCTCGCCGAGGACGGCACGCTGCCGCCCGAGCAGGTCGCCGCCATCGGCTCGCAGGTCGCCGCCGCGCTGGCCGCCGCGCACGCCGCGGGCATCGTGCACCGCGACGTCAAGCCGGGCAACATCCTGCTCGGCGACAACGGCACCGTGAAGATCACCGACTTCGGCATCTCCAGGGCCATCGACGACGGCACCGTCACCGAGACCGGCATGCTCGCGGGCACCCCCGCCTACCTGGCCCCCGAGATCGCCCGCGGCCAGGACCCCAGCCAGTCCTCCGACGTGTTCTCCCTGGGCGCCACCCTCTACCACGCGGTCGAGGGCGCGCCCCCGTTCGGCCTCAACCCCAACCCGCTCGCCCTGCTGCACGCGGTGGCCTCCGGCGACGTCACCCCGCCGCGCGGCGCGGGCGCGCTCACCCCGACCCTGATGACCCTGCTGCGCGCCGACCCCACCGACCGCCCCACCATGGACGACGCCGCGTCCCTGCTGGCGCTGCCGACCGCGCCGCTGCGGGTGCCCCAGTTCGAGCAGCGCACGGTCCCGGCCAAGCCGAACCCGATCCGCTCACCCCGCCCGCTCACCCCGCCGCCTCCGCCCGACCCGCAGCGGCCGTCGCCCTCGCGCGGCGTGCTCATCGCGCTGCTGCTGGGCGTCGTGGTACTCGCCGCGGCGGTGACCCTGGTGCTGACCAGCGGCAACTCCGGCAACGGCGCCGGGACCAACACCACGAGCACCACGATCATCACCGTCAGCCAGGACCCGCCGAGCCCGGCACCGACCACGCCCTCGACCGCACCGGTCGTCTCGCAGAAGGTGACCGACTACACCGCGGCGGGCCGCACGGTCATCGCCTACTACGGCAGCGACAGCCCCGCGCAGGTCCGCTGGGACATGCTCGGCCCCAACGGCAAGACCGCCTTCGGCGACTTCGCCGGGTTCGAGCGGCACTGGGGCCAGTTCCAGTACATCTCCTCCCGCAACGCCAACGGGGTCACCTCCAACCAGGACGGGTCGGTCACCGTGCCGGTCGACGTCACGGTGAAGGGCGCGGCTGGCGAGGTCGCCGGGAAGAAGATGGTGAAGGTCGTCCTCGTGGGTGGTAAGTACCTCATCGACTCCGACTCGCGCTGA
- a CDS encoding DUF397 domain-containing protein, with amino-acid sequence MNTIYQQSSFCSTGGCVQVAVLDDGSISLRDSKDLSIPAHTYSVEEWVAFTAGVKNGEFDLVPGGLLAN; translated from the coding sequence ATGAACACCATTTACCAGCAGAGCAGCTTCTGTTCCACCGGTGGTTGCGTCCAGGTGGCCGTCCTCGACGACGGCTCCATCTCGCTGCGCGACTCCAAAGACCTGTCCATTCCCGCGCACACCTACTCCGTCGAGGAATGGGTGGCCTTCACCGCGGGTGTCAAGAACGGCGAGTTCGACCTCGTGCCTGGTGGATTGCTGGCCAACTGA
- a CDS encoding helix-turn-helix domain-containing protein, whose amino-acid sequence MSTWGNPNDRPDPAIWDHPVMRAALAERDIVTVYRTLKRHGISQRRIAHLTGQAQPEVSAIARGRQVMTYDVLARIADGLGVPRGLMGLAHTPTAEPATREPVPTVPDRREFMGLLAKIAMGATLTTADLALLSSPAVATPTPSRVGTTEVDQLRELTRVLWTQEQQLGGGAVRDAVIAQLGWARTLLNSPHTDAVDHQLHAVLSDLLALAGWASHGVGLPGAALRYTGQALAAARHTDDHMRSALALNQIGRVYTQSRDYAEANNAFTLATLSADHTESGQTRALIYASHARAHAESGHPTRATDNLVRAEEALANPQEPLPEPRSYTRTLLTGETGLIYTVLAAQQPTYATRAIDTLTTATAQSHTLRAKRLAFLLTDLATAHLTGGDPESGARIGHQVVDMATNIRSNRLAERLGTLRSATHKHPSDAQVADLGHLLTRSTAVK is encoded by the coding sequence ATGAGCACCTGGGGCAATCCCAACGACAGACCCGACCCGGCGATCTGGGACCACCCCGTCATGCGGGCAGCTCTCGCCGAGCGCGACATCGTCACCGTCTACCGCACCCTCAAGCGGCACGGCATCTCCCAACGCCGCATCGCGCACCTCACCGGCCAAGCCCAACCCGAGGTCTCCGCCATCGCCCGCGGTCGCCAGGTCATGACCTACGACGTCCTCGCCCGCATCGCCGACGGCCTCGGCGTCCCCCGCGGCCTCATGGGCCTCGCCCACACCCCCACCGCAGAACCCGCCACCAGAGAGCCGGTACCGACCGTGCCCGACCGTCGAGAGTTCATGGGACTGCTGGCCAAGATCGCCATGGGCGCCACCCTCACCACCGCCGACCTGGCACTGTTGAGCAGCCCCGCCGTCGCCACCCCCACCCCATCGCGCGTCGGCACCACCGAGGTCGACCAACTCCGCGAACTCACCCGCGTCCTCTGGACCCAAGAACAACAACTCGGCGGCGGAGCAGTCCGAGACGCCGTCATAGCCCAACTCGGATGGGCCCGAACCCTGCTCAACTCCCCCCACACCGACGCCGTCGACCACCAGCTCCACGCCGTCCTCTCCGACCTGCTAGCCCTCGCTGGCTGGGCGTCCCACGGAGTTGGTCTTCCAGGCGCCGCTCTCCGCTACACCGGCCAAGCCCTAGCCGCCGCCCGCCACACCGACGACCACATGCGCTCAGCGCTCGCGCTCAACCAAATCGGTCGCGTTTACACACAGTCCCGGGACTACGCCGAGGCCAACAACGCCTTCACGCTCGCCACCCTGTCCGCCGACCACACCGAATCCGGCCAAACCCGGGCTCTCATCTACGCCTCACACGCCCGAGCCCACGCCGAATCCGGCCACCCGACCCGCGCCACTGACAACCTCGTGCGCGCCGAAGAAGCCCTCGCCAACCCCCAAGAGCCGCTACCTGAACCCCGGTCGTACACCCGGACACTGCTCACCGGTGAAACCGGCCTCATCTACACCGTTCTCGCCGCACAACAACCCACCTACGCCACCCGCGCCATCGATACGCTCACCACCGCCACCGCACAATCCCACACCCTCCGCGCCAAGCGGCTCGCCTTCCTCCTCACCGACCTGGCCACGGCCCACCTCACCGGCGGCGACCCGGAATCAGGCGCCCGCATCGGCCACCAGGTGGTCGACATGGCAACGAACATCCGCTCCAACCGTCTCGCCGAACGCCTGGGCACGCTGCGCAGCGCCACCCACAAACACCCGTCAGACGCTCAAGTGGCCGACCTGGGCCACCTGCTCACGCGATCCACCGCGGTGAAATGA
- a CDS encoding helix-turn-helix domain-containing protein has protein sequence MPSQTPLIPRRRLGQELRRLRELRGLHLEDAADHLECSPSKISRLETGQGVPKARDVRDLLDLYGVGDQKLRDQLLRLAGDGRRQAWWQDLADVVSTAMDTFISLESEASNIRYYVQSTFPGMFQTEEYARELFRAIYPRDDDIEREKRVRLRLKRQEILVEREDQPRIGVILDEATLHRVVGSPKVMADQLAALLLASERQGVTLRVYPFAAGPDIAIQCTFVVFTFESEYDRNSVHIELSAGDRWLEQESDITRYTRIFDDLSRKCLSVEASRDSIRSMLEHYSSKEERPR, from the coding sequence ATGCCATCGCAAACGCCGCTCATCCCGCGGCGCCGCCTGGGGCAGGAACTGCGCAGGCTCCGCGAGTTGCGTGGACTGCACCTCGAGGACGCTGCCGACCACCTGGAGTGCTCGCCGTCCAAGATCAGCAGGCTTGAGACGGGACAGGGGGTGCCCAAGGCACGGGATGTGCGCGACCTGCTCGACCTCTACGGGGTCGGTGACCAGAAGTTGCGCGACCAGTTGCTGCGGCTGGCCGGGGACGGCCGCAGGCAGGCGTGGTGGCAGGACCTGGCGGATGTGGTGTCCACCGCGATGGACACCTTCATCTCGCTGGAGTCCGAGGCGTCCAACATCCGCTATTACGTCCAATCGACGTTTCCCGGAATGTTCCAGACGGAGGAGTACGCGCGGGAGCTGTTCCGCGCGATCTACCCCCGAGATGACGACATCGAACGGGAGAAGCGGGTCCGACTGCGCCTCAAGCGCCAGGAAATTCTCGTCGAGCGCGAGGACCAGCCCAGGATCGGAGTCATCCTCGACGAGGCGACGCTGCACCGCGTCGTCGGGTCGCCGAAGGTGATGGCCGACCAGTTGGCCGCGTTGCTGCTGGCGAGTGAGCGTCAAGGTGTCACCCTGCGCGTCTACCCCTTCGCGGCAGGGCCCGATATCGCCATCCAGTGCACGTTCGTGGTCTTCACGTTCGAGAGCGAATACGACCGCAACTCGGTCCACATCGAACTCAGCGCTGGTGATCGGTGGCTCGAGCAGGAGAGCGACATCACCCGCTACACGCGGATCTTTGATGACCTCAGCCGGAAGTGCCTCTCCGTGGAGGCGAGCCGGGACTCGATTCGTTCGATGCTGGAACACTATTCGAGCAAGGAAGAAAGACCCCGATGA
- a CDS encoding MFS transporter, translating into MTLSDPAVPDTEPTTRQPTAPPDPGADHGHSKRWLILAVIAIAQVMVILDATVVNIALPSAQKALQFSDDQRQWLITGYALSFGSLLLIGGRVADLFGRKVTFLVGVAGFALASAVGGAATSFEVLVAARVGQGVFAALLAPAALSLLTTTFTDPAERGKAFGIFGAISGAGGAIGLLLGGVLTEYLDWRWCMYVNLIFAGIGFVGGVSLLSKGSATERPKIDWLGVVGATAGMFALVYGLGNAESQSWSSPSTWGFLIAGGVLLIGFVAWQTKSAHPLLPLRILLHRNRGGSFLAIFVLCAGMFVIFLFLTYFMQVNLRFTPVTSGLSFLPMIGTLMVGATLATTVLLPKIGPRLLVTVGMLVAGAGIGLLALLEADSTYAASVLPALLIAGFGIGLTMASAMNVGILGVDAQDSGVASAAINAVQQIGGSIGTALFSTIAASAVTDALVSGANPMSAAVSGYSAAFTWSGILFAVGGVICAFVLRPGVPEELKTAAPAVHM; encoded by the coding sequence TTGACTCTGTCGGACCCGGCTGTGCCGGACACCGAACCCACGACCCGCCAACCGACCGCGCCGCCGGACCCGGGCGCCGACCACGGGCACTCCAAGCGCTGGCTGATCCTCGCGGTCATCGCCATCGCCCAGGTCATGGTCATCCTCGACGCCACGGTGGTCAACATCGCGCTGCCGTCGGCGCAGAAGGCGCTGCAGTTCAGCGACGACCAGCGGCAGTGGCTGATCACCGGCTACGCGCTGAGCTTCGGCAGCCTGCTGCTCATCGGCGGCCGCGTCGCCGACCTGTTCGGCCGCAAGGTCACCTTCCTCGTCGGGGTCGCGGGCTTCGCGCTCGCCTCCGCGGTCGGCGGTGCCGCCACCAGCTTCGAGGTGCTCGTCGCCGCCCGCGTCGGACAGGGCGTGTTCGCCGCGCTGCTGGCCCCCGCCGCGCTGTCGCTGCTCACCACCACGTTCACCGACCCGGCCGAGCGCGGCAAGGCGTTCGGCATCTTCGGCGCCATCTCCGGTGCGGGCGGCGCGATCGGCCTGCTGCTGGGCGGCGTGCTCACCGAGTACCTCGACTGGCGCTGGTGCATGTACGTCAACCTGATCTTCGCGGGCATCGGCTTCGTCGGCGGCGTCTCGTTGCTGAGCAAGGGATCGGCCACCGAGCGCCCGAAGATCGACTGGCTCGGCGTGGTCGGCGCGACCGCTGGCATGTTCGCCCTCGTCTACGGCCTGGGCAACGCCGAGTCGCAGTCGTGGAGCTCGCCGAGCACCTGGGGCTTCCTGATCGCCGGTGGTGTGCTGCTGATCGGGTTCGTCGCCTGGCAGACCAAGTCGGCGCACCCGCTGCTGCCGCTGCGGATCCTGTTGCACCGCAACCGGGGCGGCTCGTTCCTGGCCATCTTCGTGCTGTGCGCGGGGATGTTCGTGATCTTCCTGTTCCTCACCTACTTCATGCAGGTGAACCTGCGCTTCACCCCGGTGACCAGCGGCCTGTCCTTCCTGCCGATGATCGGCACGCTGATGGTCGGCGCCACCCTGGCCACCACCGTGCTGCTGCCCAAGATCGGGCCGCGGCTGCTGGTCACCGTCGGCATGCTGGTCGCGGGGGCGGGCATCGGCCTGCTCGCGCTGCTGGAGGCCGACAGCACCTACGCCGCCTCCGTGCTGCCCGCCCTGCTCATCGCCGGGTTCGGCATCGGCCTGACGATGGCCTCGGCGATGAACGTCGGCATCCTCGGCGTCGACGCCCAGGACTCCGGGGTCGCGTCGGCGGCGATCAACGCCGTGCAGCAGATCGGCGGCTCCATCGGCACCGCGCTGTTCAGCACCATCGCCGCCTCCGCGGTCACCGACGCGCTCGTCAGCGGCGCGAACCCGATGTCGGCCGCGGTGTCGGGCTACAGCGCCGCGTTCACCTGGAGCGGCATCCTGTTCGCCGTCGGCGGTGTCATCTGCGCCTTCGTGTTGCGCCCCGGCGTCCCCGAGGAGCTCAAGACCGCGGCACCCGCTGTCCACATGTGA
- a CDS encoding OmpA family protein, which produces MTRRQQHGRATGGPGPKAAKALIMITAIGAASVGCGTATGPEPRGPTLVLAATAVATEQRPALTSAARAEVAAALGTDRARLRIVISGPDRARVLEDGDLRLRRGTQVEHDTARRAELTRQEVLRIDSVLGAAAGQAPQLDLAGLLDVIARTPGPGTAVVISSGVQTAGPLAIAALGWDRVGSDEVVEQAKRDGLVPDLRGKRVVLSGIGEVHQPQEALPPPLRDRLARMWLRFCQAGGGDCTLDGEPLVGGEPRSTAAVPTVPVPHPPVLTAQAAAGPVELPSDILFWPDSADLLPDADPLLAQVAKALPAGSRIRLIGRTASVGPAESARALSLRRAGAVRDGLTARGVPAPSLSVEGLGYDRPLVADRDAAGAFIPAAAQRNRSVELVVTRP; this is translated from the coding sequence ATGACCAGACGACAGCAGCACGGGAGGGCCACCGGCGGACCGGGACCGAAAGCCGCGAAGGCGCTGATCATGATCACCGCGATCGGGGCGGCCTCGGTGGGCTGCGGCACCGCCACCGGGCCCGAACCCCGGGGCCCCACCCTGGTGCTGGCCGCCACCGCGGTCGCCACCGAGCAGCGCCCCGCCCTGACCTCGGCGGCGCGCGCCGAGGTCGCCGCCGCTTTGGGCACCGATCGGGCCCGATTGCGGATCGTGATCAGCGGCCCCGACCGGGCGAGGGTGCTCGAGGACGGCGATCTGCGATTGCGCCGTGGCACCCAGGTCGAGCACGACACCGCGCGCAGAGCCGAGTTGACCAGGCAAGAGGTGCTGCGGATCGATTCGGTGCTCGGCGCGGCGGCCGGCCAGGCACCCCAGCTCGACCTCGCGGGCCTGCTCGACGTGATAGCCCGCACACCGGGGCCCGGCACGGCCGTGGTGATCAGTTCCGGGGTGCAGACCGCGGGTCCGCTGGCCATCGCGGCCCTCGGCTGGGACCGGGTCGGGTCCGACGAGGTCGTCGAGCAGGCCAAGCGCGACGGGCTGGTGCCGGACCTGCGGGGCAAGCGGGTGGTGCTCAGCGGGATCGGCGAGGTCCACCAGCCGCAGGAAGCCCTACCGCCACCGCTGCGCGACCGGCTCGCCCGGATGTGGCTGCGCTTCTGCCAGGCGGGCGGCGGTGACTGCACCCTGGACGGCGAACCCCTCGTGGGCGGCGAACCCAGGTCGACCGCCGCCGTCCCCACCGTCCCGGTGCCGCACCCTCCGGTGCTCACGGCCCAAGCGGCGGCGGGCCCGGTCGAACTCCCCAGCGACATCCTCTTCTGGCCGGACTCGGCGGATCTCCTGCCCGACGCCGACCCCCTGCTCGCGCAGGTCGCCAAAGCGCTGCCTGCCGGTTCTCGAATACGCCTCATCGGCCGCACCGCGTCGGTCGGCCCGGCGGAGTCCGCCCGCGCGTTGAGCTTGCGACGCGCGGGCGCTGTCCGCGACGGGTTGACCGCCCGCGGTGTGCCCGCCCCGTCTCTCAGCGTCGAGGGACTCGGGTACGACCGCCCCCTGGTAGCCGACCGCGACGCGGCGGGAGCCTTCATCCCCGCCGCCGCGCAGCGCAACCGGTCCGTCGAGCTCGTTGTCACCCGCCCGTAG
- a CDS encoding SAM-dependent methyltransferase, which translates to MAEIDPDRPHPARIYDYLLGGACNFEPDRAFAEQFLRVMPGAADAARLNRAFLRRAVRHCADNGVTQFLDLGSGIPTVGNVHETAPEARVLYVDNDPIAIAHSEIELADATNATAVLGDLRDPDAVLSAAAGVLDFDRPIGLLMLAVLHFVAEPEEPLRRYLSAMVPGSFVAITHGTADEEPDKREDVLRLYASSGSPAHPRDRAQVAALVDGLEIVDPGVVWTSQWRPDLPAATDPARSMTYAVVARKP; encoded by the coding sequence GTGGCCGAGATCGATCCGGATCGACCGCACCCGGCGCGGATCTACGACTACCTGCTCGGCGGCGCGTGCAACTTCGAACCGGACCGCGCCTTCGCCGAGCAGTTCCTGCGGGTCATGCCGGGGGCGGCCGACGCGGCCAGGCTCAACCGCGCCTTCCTGCGCCGCGCGGTGCGCCACTGCGCCGACAACGGCGTCACCCAGTTCCTGGACCTCGGCTCCGGCATCCCCACCGTCGGCAACGTGCACGAGACCGCCCCCGAGGCGCGGGTCCTCTACGTCGACAACGACCCCATCGCCATCGCGCACAGCGAGATCGAACTCGCCGACGCGACCAACGCCACCGCCGTCCTCGGCGACCTGCGGGACCCGGACGCGGTGCTGTCCGCCGCGGCCGGGGTGCTCGACTTCGACCGGCCGATCGGGCTGCTCATGTTGGCGGTGCTGCACTTCGTCGCCGAGCCGGAGGAGCCGCTGCGCCGCTACCTGTCGGCGATGGTCCCCGGCAGCTTCGTCGCGATCACCCACGGCACCGCGGACGAGGAGCCGGACAAGCGCGAGGACGTCCTGCGCCTCTACGCCAGCAGCGGCTCACCGGCGCACCCCCGTGACCGCGCGCAGGTCGCTGCCCTCGTCGACGGGCTCGAGATCGTCGACCCCGGTGTCGTGTGGACCTCCCAGTGGCGTCCCGATCTCCCCGCCGCCACGGACCCGGCCAGGTCCATGACCTACGCGGTCGTCGCCCGCAAGCCCTGA
- a CDS encoding D-2-hydroxyacid dehydrogenase has product MDTRARPTVVVLHGADRPPGMAAVEAVATVRYTTADRLGGALEGADVLFLWDTRSTALARVWPAAEDLRWVHVAGPAVAHLLFPALRDSAVSLTNTAGVFDEPMAEYVLGLVLAFAKDLPATLRDQSRRRWQHRETDRVAGSRALLIGTGPIARAIGRSLRSVGMHLSSIGPTARSGDPDLGDIVPLSQLRATAPAQDWLILALALTPQTTGLVNADLLRNCKPTARLINISRAGLVVTPDLINALDTGRLSGTALTVFPDEPLPPSSPLWDMPNTLITPHLSGDTRALREEQVRRFTDNLTNYRSGHPLTNLVDKSQTPR; this is encoded by the coding sequence ATGGACACCCGCGCACGGCCGACCGTCGTGGTCTTGCACGGCGCCGACCGCCCCCCGGGCATGGCCGCGGTCGAGGCGGTCGCGACCGTCCGCTACACCACCGCGGACCGCCTCGGCGGCGCGCTGGAGGGAGCCGACGTCCTGTTCCTCTGGGACACCCGGTCCACCGCGCTGGCCCGGGTGTGGCCCGCCGCCGAGGACCTGCGCTGGGTGCACGTGGCGGGGCCCGCCGTGGCGCACCTGCTGTTCCCGGCGCTGCGCGACAGCGCGGTGTCACTGACAAACACGGCTGGCGTGTTCGACGAGCCGATGGCCGAGTACGTGCTGGGCCTGGTGCTCGCCTTCGCCAAGGACCTGCCCGCCACGCTGCGCGACCAGTCCCGCCGCCGCTGGCAACACCGGGAGACCGACCGCGTCGCCGGGTCGCGCGCGCTGCTGATCGGCACCGGCCCGATCGCCAGGGCCATCGGCCGCAGCCTCCGGTCGGTCGGTATGCACCTTTCTTCTATAGGGCCCACCGCTCGATCAGGTGACCCCGACCTGGGCGACATAGTCCCGCTGTCTCAACTGCGAGCGACCGCCCCCGCCCAGGACTGGCTGATCCTCGCGCTCGCCCTCACCCCCCAGACCACGGGCCTGGTCAACGCCGACCTGCTGCGCAACTGCAAGCCCACCGCCCGCCTGATCAACATCAGCCGCGCGGGCCTGGTCGTCACCCCCGACCTCATCAACGCCCTGGACACGGGCCGCCTCTCCGGCACCGCCCTCACCGTCTTCCCCGACGAGCCCCTCCCCCCGTCCTCCCCCCTCTGGGACATGCCCAACACCCTCATCACCCCCCACCTGTCCGGCGATACCCGCGCCCTCCGCGAAGAACAAGTCCGCCGCTTCACCGACAACCTCACCAACTACCGATCCGGCCACCCCCTCACCAACCTCGTAGACAAATCCCAAACCCCCCGCTGA
- the shbA gene encoding RNA polymerase sigma factor ShbA has protein sequence MFARLKSSAFHELVAASLAGDQDAIGTLFTWINPAIVRYCRARIGRTGSAFSSADDVAQEILLAVLGALPRYSDDKESFLPFVYGIASHKVADYYRRSGRDRSDPVADVPDTVDHGLGPEQITLRAEMRGRLAGLLDTLAPRQREILVLRLVVGLSAQETAAAIGLTATAVRVAQHRALTRLRGSLTAADWL, from the coding sequence GTGTTCGCCCGGCTCAAGAGCTCCGCCTTCCACGAGCTCGTCGCCGCCTCACTGGCCGGTGACCAGGACGCCATCGGCACCCTGTTCACCTGGATCAACCCGGCCATCGTGCGCTACTGCCGCGCCCGCATCGGCCGCACCGGCTCCGCCTTCTCCTCCGCCGACGACGTCGCCCAGGAGATCCTGCTCGCCGTCCTCGGCGCCCTGCCGCGCTACAGCGACGACAAGGAATCCTTCCTCCCGTTCGTCTACGGCATCGCCTCCCACAAGGTCGCCGACTACTACCGCCGCTCCGGCCGCGACCGCTCGGACCCCGTCGCCGACGTGCCCGACACCGTCGACCACGGACTCGGCCCCGAGCAGATCACCCTGCGCGCCGAGATGCGCGGCCGCCTCGCCGGGCTGCTCGACACCCTCGCCCCCCGCCAGCGCGAGATCCTCGTGCTGCGCCTGGTCGTGGGACTGTCCGCACAGGAGACTGCGGCCGCCATCGGCCTCACCGCCACCGCCGTCCGGGTCGCCCAGCACCGGGCACTGACCCGACTGCGCGGCAGCCTCACCGCCGCCGACTGGCTCTGA